The following are encoded together in the Neomonachus schauinslandi chromosome X, ASM220157v2, whole genome shotgun sequence genome:
- the LOC123323389 gene encoding basic salivary proline-rich protein 3-like, with product MAACGSSVKIQRKQQPVTGLREGGQQGGAAAERLEPERPSWRQGQWPLRGASTPPPRAHAAVPGLGGPSPEPPPPPPPPPPALRPPLTGCSGIFSSDTAFKMAAPPPDNPPHPPLQQAPSRRHLVPRPSPPRRYLHSENRPGRPAAFTSRLQPSPPCQASPPRGAPGRPRRRPDAPPPPPGPPGDPPPTPARSRSAPPPPLGAAGLLPGPNCGLLGACSAPRAAPPGLARKGASRAADQAGTRPLRAR from the coding sequence ATGGCCGCCTGCGGCAGCTCAGTTAAAATACAGCGGAAGCAGCAGCCAGTCACGGGGCTGCGGGAGGGAGGGCAGCAAGGTGGCGCTGCCGCCGAGCGCCTAGAGCCTGAGCGCCCATCATGGCGGCAAGGGCAATGGCCGCTGCGGGGAGCGAGCACGCCCCCTCCGCGCGCACACGCTGCCGTGCCGGGCCTCGGGGGCCCGTCAccggagccgccgccgccgccgccgccgccgccgcccgctcTCCGACCCCCCCTCACGGGCTGTAGCGGAATTTTCTCCTCAGACACCGCCTTCAAGATGGCGGCTCCCCCTCCCGACAACCCCCCTCATCCTCCCCTGCAGCAGGCGCCGAGCCGCCGCCATCTTGTCCCCCGTCCCTCCCCCCCTCGCCGATATTTACATAGCGAAAATCGGCCCGGCCGGCCTGCGGCCTTCACCTCACGCCTGCAGCCTTCGCCTCCTTGCCAGGCCTCGCCCCCGCGCGGTGCCCCGGGCAGGCCGCGGCGCCGACCCGACGCCCCTCCGCCGCCTCCCGGGCCACCGGGcgaccctcccccaacccccgcccgTTCACGGAGCGCGCCTCCGCCGCCGCTCGGGGCAGCCGGGCTCCTCCCCGGGCCTAACTGCGGCCTCCTCGGGGCCTGCTCGGCGCCACGCGCCGCACCGCCCGGCCTAGCGCGGAAGGGCGCCTCGCGGGCCGCCGACCAGGCCGGGACCAGGCCGCTGCGCGCGCGCTAG